In Hermetia illucens chromosome 5, iHerIll2.2.curated.20191125, whole genome shotgun sequence, a single window of DNA contains:
- the LOC119657597 gene encoding calphotin-like isoform X1 — translation MEVFSRSVVLVFLLVLSTLVKGQNVILDCNGKHTICVGPLHYLPCVQNSNGRMESVDGLAQICPVGTECSTTGPESCVPTSQQPVSETVIVTSVQTADTSLTDTNAIQTTSTIQPADAASPPAPDNKEVQTPEAPAITPDAQLQEIVPEAVEVPASIAAPVEIQTEVPLTVELLTTTELPIDVPVAPTEVPSIIETMTDPPIDAAPAAIVADVAVEPNIIGFSEQTVDVGVEILDPQQVTTEIPIDSPIETTDLATDIPAETTAEIKIELTTVPPEKISGPETTAQVQVALEVGIADQQLIGDATVAEVMTEIPAQAVISDIPASEVIVEAPVQEIVVGSPTQDVVAEIPAQEPAIIVSVPEAIVDAPAEAVIVQEIITEIPTEIAVADAPAVPVVARFSPQDIIADIVQTDAVVVETATPAQDAPIEAVTEAAISEVPVQELVIPAQEIGVEVPVQESVVPAQEIGVEVPAPETLVEAPAQEPVVPAQEIGVEVPAPETLVEIPAQEPAVVVSAPEVIVDTPTEAVIAEEIITEVPTQSTVAEVPAESGVARFSLQDIVAEVTPSEAVVVDAAAPVQSVTVEAPVQVVISEVPTQEAIIPAEEIVVEAPAQEAIVPAKEIIVEIPAQETLTEVPAQEAAVATGASEAIVDSPTEAVIVEEIITEVPTQSIVAEVAAESGVAKLSPQDVTPSEAVVVDLAAPVQSVTIEAPAQVTISEVPAQEVVVPAQEIVVEVSAQEPIVSAQEIVVEAQAPETLTEVPAQEPAVIVSAPEVIVDIPTETVITGEVPAESGVARFSPEIVAEITPSETVVVEAAAPDQSVIVDAPTQVVSEVSAPEVIVPAQEIVVEIPAQETLSEVPAKEPVVVAATPEAIVDAGTEAVIVEQIITEVPTESVVAELPTESGVAKLSPQDIAAEVTPTETVVVEAAAPVQSVAVEVPVQVGISEVPAPEEIVPAQEIVVEIPAQEPVVVVGAAEAIVDTPTEAVIVKEIITEVPIQSTVTEVASQSEVAILVPQDITAEVTPSEAVVVDAAAPVQSVTIEAPAQVVISEVQAPEVIIPAQEITVEVPAQESIVPAEEVVVQVPAQETKIEVPASEPVVVVAAPGAIAETVSVKEITTEVPTQSTVVAVPAAVSGCKTFPSRFYR, via the exons ATGGAAGTGTTCAGTAGAAGTGTAGTGCTTGTATTTTTACTAGtg TTATCAACACTGGTTAAAGGTCAGAATGTAATACTTGATTGTAATGGGAAGCACACAATCTGTGTGGGACCCTTGCATTATTTACCATGCGTGCAAAATAGTAATGGAAGAATGGAATCAGTTGACGGTCTTGCGCAGATTTGTCCCGTGGGTACAGAATGTTCCACTACGGGTCCAGAAAGCTGTGTTCCAACCAGCCAACAGCCAGTTTCCGAGACTGTTATAGTGACCTCAGTTCAAACAGCAGACACTTCATTGACAGATACGAATGCAATTCAAACGACAAGTACTATACAACCAGCAGACGCAGCTTCACCACCAGCTCCTGACAATAAAGAAGTCCAGACCCCAGAAGCTCCAGCGATTACCCCAGATGCACAACTCCAGGAAATTGTTCCGGAAGCAGTTGAGGTACCAGCAAGCATCGCTGCTCCAGTTGAAATTCAAACAGAAGTGCCATTGACCGTTGAACTATTGACCACTACGGAACTACCTATTGACGTTCCTGTTGCACCTACAGAGGTGCCGAGCATCATTGAAACAATGACCGATCCGCCAATTGATGCTGCTCCCGCTGCAATAGTAGCGGATGTTGCTGTAGAACCTAATATCATAGGTTTCAGTGAGCAAACTGTAGATGTTGGCGTAGAGATTCTTGATCCCCAACAGGTTACAACTGAAATCCCTATCGACAGTCCTATCGAAACAACTGATTTGGCTACAGACATACCCGCTGAAACTACTGCAGAAATTAAGATCGAATTAACTACGGTTCCTCCAGAGAAGATTTCAGGTCCAGAGACAACGGCTCAGGTACAAGTAGCACTTGAAGTCGGAATCGCTGACCAACAATTAATTGGCGATGCCACAGTCGCGGAAGTTATGACCGAAATACCTGCTCAAGCGGTGATATCCGATATTCCGGCATCTGAAGTAATTGTTGAAGCTCCTGTACAGGAAATAGTCGTGGGAAGTCCAACTCAAGATGTTGTTGCCGAAATTCCAGCTCAAGAACcagccattatcgtttcagttcCTGAAGCGATCGTTGACGCCCCCGCTGAAGCAGTTATCGTTCAGGAAATTATTACTGAAATTCCAACTGAAATCGCGGTTGCTGATGCCCCTGCTGTACCAGTAGTTGCCAGATTTTCACCACAAGATATTATAGCTGATATTGTTCAAACCGATGCAGTTGTAGTTGAGACTGCAACACCTGCCCAAGATGCACCAATTGAGGCTGTAACAGAAGCTGCAATCAGTGAGGTTCCAGTTCAAGAGCTGGTTATTCCGGCACAAGAGATCGGTGTGGAAGTTCCAGTACAAGAGTCGGTTGTTCCAGCACAAGAGATCGGTGTGGAAGTTCCAGCCCCAGAGACTTTGGTCGAAGCTCCTGCACAAGAGCCGGTTGTTCCGGCTCAAGAGATCGGTGTGGAAGTTCCAGCCCCAGAGACTTTGGTCGAAATTCCTGCACAAGAACCAGCTGTTGTTGTTTCAGCTCCAGAAGTGATTGTTGATACCCCGACCGAAGCAGTTATCGCTGAAGAAATCATTACTGAAGTTCCAACTCAATCCACAGTTGCGGAAGTCCCTGCAGAATCAGGGGTTGCTAGATTTTCTCTTCAAGATATTGTTGCTGAGGTAACCCCAAGTGAAGCAGTGGTGGTTGATGCTGCTGCTCCAGTCCAAAGTGTTACCGTTGAAGCGCCAGTCCAAGTGGTTATCAGTGAAGTTCCAACTCAAGAGGCGATTATTCCGGCAGAAGAGATTGTTGTGGAAGCTCCAGCCCAAGAGGCGATTGTTCCAGCAAAGgagatcatagtggaaattccaGCTCAAGAAACTTTAACCGAAGTTCCAGCACAAGAAGCAGCGGTTGCTACTGGAGCTTCAGAAGCGATTGTTGATTCTCCCACCGAGGCAGTTATAGTCGAAGAAATCATTACTGAGGTTCCAACTCAATCCATAGTTGCCGAAGTTGCTGCTGAATCAGGAGTGGCTAAACTTTCTCCTCAGGATGTAACCCCAAGTGAAGCTGTTGTGGTTGATCTCGCTGCTCCGGTCCAAAGTGTTACCATTGAAGCTCCAGCGCAAGTGACAATCAGTGAAGTCCCAGCTCAAGAGGTGGTTGTTCCAGCACAAGAGATCGTAGTTGAAGTTTCAGCTCAAGAACCGATTGTTTCGGCGCAAGAAATCGTTGTGGAGGCTCAAGCTCCAGAAACTTTAACCGAAGTTCCAGCACAAGAACCGGCAGTTATTGTTTCAGCCCCAGAGGTTATCGTTGATATCCCCACTGAAACAGTTATTACCGGAGAAGTTCCCGCTGAATCAGGAGTTGCTAGATTTTCTCCTGAAATTGTCGCTGAAATAACTCCAAGTGAAACAGTTGTGGTTGAAGCTGCAGCTCCAGATCAAAGTGTTATCGTTGATGCGCCAACCCAAGTGGTCAGTGAAGTATCGGCACCTGAAGTGATTGTTCCGGCACAAGAGATCGTTGTGGAAATTCCAGCTCAAGAAACTTTAAGCGAAGTTCCTGCAAAAGAACCAGTGGTAGTTGCTGCAACCCCAGAAGCGATCGTTGATGCTGGCACTGAAGCAGTTATCGTCGAACAAATCATTACTGAAGTTCCAACTGAATCTGTAGTTGCAGAACTTCCTACTGAATCAGGGGTTGCTAAGCTTTCTCCTCAAGATATTGCTGCTGAGGTTACTCCAACTGAAACAGTTGTGGTAGAAGCTGCTGCTCCAGTCCAAAGTGTTGCTGTTGAAGTGCCCGTCCAAGTTGGTATCAGTGAAGTTCCAGCACCAGAGGAGATTGTTCCAGCTCAAGAGATTGTTGTGGAAATTCCTGCACAAGAACCAGTGGTTGTTGTTGGAGCCGCAGAAGCGATCGTTGATACTCCCACTGAAGCGGTTATAGTCAAAGAAATTATTACCGAGGTTCCAATTCAATCTACAGTTACCGAAGTAGCATCCCAATCAGAAGTCGCTATACTTGTTCCTCAAGATATTACCGCTGAGGTAACTCCAAGTGAAGCAGTTGTGGTTGATGCTGCTGCTCCAGTCCAAAGTGTTACCATTGAAGCTCCAGCGCAAGTGGTAATAAGTGAAGTACAAGCTCCAGAGGTAATCATTCCAGCACAAGAGATCACTGTTGAAGTTCCAGCTCAAGAATCGATTGTTCCGGCAGAAGAGGTCGTTGTGCAAGTTCCAGCTCAAGAAACTAAAATCGAAGTTCCTGCTTCAGAACCAGTGGTTGTGGTTGCAGCCCCAGGAGCGATCGCTGAAACAGTTAGCGTGAAAGAAATCACTACCGAAGTCCCAACTCAGTCAACGGTTGTTGCAGTTCCTGCGGCAGTCAGTGGTTGCAAGACTTTTCCCTCAAGATTTTATCGATAA
- the LOC119657597 gene encoding calphotin-like isoform X2 — protein sequence MEVFSRSVVLVFLLVLSTLVKGQNVILDCNGKHTICVGPLHYLPCVQNSNGRMESVDGLAQICPVGTECSTTGPESCVPTSQQPVSETVIVTSVQTADTSLTDTNAIQTTSTIQPADAASPPAPDNKEVQTPEAPAITPDAQLQEIVPEAVEVPASIAAPVEIQTEVPLTVELLTTTELPIDVPVAPTEVPSIIETMTDPPIDAAPAAIVADVAVEPNIIGFSEQTVDVGVEILDPQQVTTEIPIDSPIETTDLATDIPAETTAEIKIELTTVPPEKISGPETTAQVQVALEVGIADQQLIGDATVAEVMTEIPAQAVISDIPASEVIVEAPVQEIVVGSPTQDVVAEIPAQEPAIIVSVPEAIVDAPAEAVIVQEIITEIPTEIAVADAPAVPVVARFSPQDIIADIVQTDAVVVETATPAQDAPIEAVTEAAISEVPVQELVIPAQEIGVEVPVQESVVPAQEIGVEVPAPETLVEVPAQEPAVVVSAPEVIVDTPTEAVIAEEIITEVPTQSTVAEVPAESGVARFSLQDIVAEVTPSEAVVVDAAAPVQSVTVEAPVQVVISEVPTQEAIIPAEEIVVEAPAQEAIVPAKEIIVEIPAQETLTEVPAQEAAVATGASEAIVDSPTEAVIVEEIITEVPTQSIVAEVAAESGVAKLSPQDVTPSEAVVVDLAAPVQSVTIEAPAQVTISEVPAQEVVVPAQEIVVEVSAQEPIVSAQEIVVEAQAPETLTEVPAQEPAVIVSAPEVIVDIPTETVITGEVPAESGVARFSPEIVAEITPSETVVVEAAAPDQSVIVDAPTQVVSEVSAPEVIVPAQEIVVEIPAQETLSEVPAKEPVVVAATPEAIVDAGTEAVIVEQIITEVPTESVVAELPTESGVAKLSPQDIAAEVTPTETVVVEAAAPVQSVAVEVPVQVGISEVPAPEEIVPAQEIVVEIPAQEPVVVVGAAEAIVDTPTEAVIVKEIITEVPIQSTVTEVASQSEVAILVPQDITAEVTPSEAVVVDAAAPVQSVTIEAPAQVVISEVQAPEVIIPAQEITVEVPAQESIVPAEEVVVQVPAQETKIEVPASEPVVVVAAPGAIAETVSVKEITTEVPTQSTVVAVPAAVSGCKTFPSRFYR from the exons ATGGAAGTGTTCAGTAGAAGTGTAGTGCTTGTATTTTTACTAGtg TTATCAACACTGGTTAAAGGTCAGAATGTAATACTTGATTGTAATGGGAAGCACACAATCTGTGTGGGACCCTTGCATTATTTACCATGCGTGCAAAATAGTAATGGAAGAATGGAATCAGTTGACGGTCTTGCGCAGATTTGTCCCGTGGGTACAGAATGTTCCACTACGGGTCCAGAAAGCTGTGTTCCAACCAGCCAACAGCCAGTTTCCGAGACTGTTATAGTGACCTCAGTTCAAACAGCAGACACTTCATTGACAGATACGAATGCAATTCAAACGACAAGTACTATACAACCAGCAGACGCAGCTTCACCACCAGCTCCTGACAATAAAGAAGTCCAGACCCCAGAAGCTCCAGCGATTACCCCAGATGCACAACTCCAGGAAATTGTTCCGGAAGCAGTTGAGGTACCAGCAAGCATCGCTGCTCCAGTTGAAATTCAAACAGAAGTGCCATTGACCGTTGAACTATTGACCACTACGGAACTACCTATTGACGTTCCTGTTGCACCTACAGAGGTGCCGAGCATCATTGAAACAATGACCGATCCGCCAATTGATGCTGCTCCCGCTGCAATAGTAGCGGATGTTGCTGTAGAACCTAATATCATAGGTTTCAGTGAGCAAACTGTAGATGTTGGCGTAGAGATTCTTGATCCCCAACAGGTTACAACTGAAATCCCTATCGACAGTCCTATCGAAACAACTGATTTGGCTACAGACATACCCGCTGAAACTACTGCAGAAATTAAGATCGAATTAACTACGGTTCCTCCAGAGAAGATTTCAGGTCCAGAGACAACGGCTCAGGTACAAGTAGCACTTGAAGTCGGAATCGCTGACCAACAATTAATTGGCGATGCCACAGTCGCGGAAGTTATGACCGAAATACCTGCTCAAGCGGTGATATCCGATATTCCGGCATCTGAAGTAATTGTTGAAGCTCCTGTACAGGAAATAGTCGTGGGAAGTCCAACTCAAGATGTTGTTGCCGAAATTCCAGCTCAAGAACcagccattatcgtttcagttcCTGAAGCGATCGTTGACGCCCCCGCTGAAGCAGTTATCGTTCAGGAAATTATTACTGAAATTCCAACTGAAATCGCGGTTGCTGATGCCCCTGCTGTACCAGTAGTTGCCAGATTTTCACCACAAGATATTATAGCTGATATTGTTCAAACCGATGCAGTTGTAGTTGAGACTGCAACACCTGCCCAAGATGCACCAATTGAGGCTGTAACAGAAGCTGCAATCAGTGAGGTTCCAGTTCAAGAGCTGGTTATTCCGGCACAAGAGATCGGTGTGGAAGTTCCAGTACAAGAGTCGGTTGTTCCAGCACAAGAGATCGGTGTGGAAGTTCCAGCCCCAGAGACTTTGGTCGAAG TTCCTGCACAAGAACCAGCTGTTGTTGTTTCAGCTCCAGAAGTGATTGTTGATACCCCGACCGAAGCAGTTATCGCTGAAGAAATCATTACTGAAGTTCCAACTCAATCCACAGTTGCGGAAGTCCCTGCAGAATCAGGGGTTGCTAGATTTTCTCTTCAAGATATTGTTGCTGAGGTAACCCCAAGTGAAGCAGTGGTGGTTGATGCTGCTGCTCCAGTCCAAAGTGTTACCGTTGAAGCGCCAGTCCAAGTGGTTATCAGTGAAGTTCCAACTCAAGAGGCGATTATTCCGGCAGAAGAGATTGTTGTGGAAGCTCCAGCCCAAGAGGCGATTGTTCCAGCAAAGgagatcatagtggaaattccaGCTCAAGAAACTTTAACCGAAGTTCCAGCACAAGAAGCAGCGGTTGCTACTGGAGCTTCAGAAGCGATTGTTGATTCTCCCACCGAGGCAGTTATAGTCGAAGAAATCATTACTGAGGTTCCAACTCAATCCATAGTTGCCGAAGTTGCTGCTGAATCAGGAGTGGCTAAACTTTCTCCTCAGGATGTAACCCCAAGTGAAGCTGTTGTGGTTGATCTCGCTGCTCCGGTCCAAAGTGTTACCATTGAAGCTCCAGCGCAAGTGACAATCAGTGAAGTCCCAGCTCAAGAGGTGGTTGTTCCAGCACAAGAGATCGTAGTTGAAGTTTCAGCTCAAGAACCGATTGTTTCGGCGCAAGAAATCGTTGTGGAGGCTCAAGCTCCAGAAACTTTAACCGAAGTTCCAGCACAAGAACCGGCAGTTATTGTTTCAGCCCCAGAGGTTATCGTTGATATCCCCACTGAAACAGTTATTACCGGAGAAGTTCCCGCTGAATCAGGAGTTGCTAGATTTTCTCCTGAAATTGTCGCTGAAATAACTCCAAGTGAAACAGTTGTGGTTGAAGCTGCAGCTCCAGATCAAAGTGTTATCGTTGATGCGCCAACCCAAGTGGTCAGTGAAGTATCGGCACCTGAAGTGATTGTTCCGGCACAAGAGATCGTTGTGGAAATTCCAGCTCAAGAAACTTTAAGCGAAGTTCCTGCAAAAGAACCAGTGGTAGTTGCTGCAACCCCAGAAGCGATCGTTGATGCTGGCACTGAAGCAGTTATCGTCGAACAAATCATTACTGAAGTTCCAACTGAATCTGTAGTTGCAGAACTTCCTACTGAATCAGGGGTTGCTAAGCTTTCTCCTCAAGATATTGCTGCTGAGGTTACTCCAACTGAAACAGTTGTGGTAGAAGCTGCTGCTCCAGTCCAAAGTGTTGCTGTTGAAGTGCCCGTCCAAGTTGGTATCAGTGAAGTTCCAGCACCAGAGGAGATTGTTCCAGCTCAAGAGATTGTTGTGGAAATTCCTGCACAAGAACCAGTGGTTGTTGTTGGAGCCGCAGAAGCGATCGTTGATACTCCCACTGAAGCGGTTATAGTCAAAGAAATTATTACCGAGGTTCCAATTCAATCTACAGTTACCGAAGTAGCATCCCAATCAGAAGTCGCTATACTTGTTCCTCAAGATATTACCGCTGAGGTAACTCCAAGTGAAGCAGTTGTGGTTGATGCTGCTGCTCCAGTCCAAAGTGTTACCATTGAAGCTCCAGCGCAAGTGGTAATAAGTGAAGTACAAGCTCCAGAGGTAATCATTCCAGCACAAGAGATCACTGTTGAAGTTCCAGCTCAAGAATCGATTGTTCCGGCAGAAGAGGTCGTTGTGCAAGTTCCAGCTCAAGAAACTAAAATCGAAGTTCCTGCTTCAGAACCAGTGGTTGTGGTTGCAGCCCCAGGAGCGATCGCTGAAACAGTTAGCGTGAAAGAAATCACTACCGAAGTCCCAACTCAGTCAACGGTTGTTGCAGTTCCTGCGGCAGTCAGTGGTTGCAAGACTTTTCCCTCAAGATTTTATCGATAA
- the LOC119656943 gene encoding calphotin-like, translated as MVGSPADGEYPKPASGWATPAGSEKPPNPIGGKLATALVPVVGASRMVTSVGGAASKPVPVAPVAGVSTYGSPRTAISTPSTIPGAGAAPPAAASCAVTIADSGKVKVASKPDSIGGPPEVYTLPAEVEGSVRETISPAAVSATSTGGASVTISPPIINALPDPMEVVSGIGAVDEL; from the coding sequence ATGGTAGGATCACCTGCTGATGGTGAATATCCAAAACCTGCTTCTGGTTGGGCAACGCCAGCTGGATCTGAAAAACCTCCAAATCCTATTGGTGGTAAACTTGCGACTGCGCTCGTTCCAGTTGTTGGAGCGTCAAGAATGGTTACCTCTGTAGGAGGTGCTGCTTCAAAACCAGTGCCGGTTGCCCCCGTAGCAGGTGTATCAACGTATGGTTCACCTAGAACGGCAATATCGACTCCATCGACAATTCCTGGGGCAGGTGCAGCGCCTCCCGCTGCTGCCTCTTGCGCTGTTACTATTGCCGATTCTGGTAAGGTTAAAGTCGCTTCTAAACCGGATTCAATTGGGGGGCCCCCAGAAGTGTACACTCTTCCTGCAGAAGTTGAAGGTTCTGTTAGAGAAACAATTTCTCCAGCCGCTGTTTCTGCAACAAGTACTGGTGGGGCTTCAGTTACAATTTCCCCTCCAATTATTAATGCTCTTCCTGATCCAATGGAAGTTGTTTCTGGAATAGGTGCTGTAGATGAACTTTGA
- the LOC119656939 gene encoding histone-lysine N-methyltransferase, H3 lysine-79 specific-like — MIKILERFRSQIAVAPSVNSGEDKTGSIEVPAKPDAALVPAPDDSIEEAGSAIPAQQAVVVDVSGGDPTAKIPDQSIEKTDGGSIEAVSTQQATQIDVSKEAGTITISDNSPEVAGGSSLEAIGTQPQKQSDSSAETVTVTLSDDSGEKTVETSGTPQVVGYKRDIDRAAGRKFFRNDGSSASENDAIQGPSQNSKEDTNDHSQEKITVIVQTVDEDSKETTLSQAASSGVSQDSVAPRAPSTINAVVDAPKPVAEENKADASPVVDVTPLLKSTLLPLNEDLDTDIDPQLIQITQSLKPATKPSKKDPPSSPPAAVPAAPAEVQAAPTTPAAVPAAPTAEKPAEVAISGAPVPEKPAEVIVSGAPEVAVSAAAEATPVAAISPAAGIKPTIADVPAGPQDDARSPEKTDEAAQITSEGVDEPQDPVDKDRVSQDSEEEDADKQGAESEEENEEAEGTKDEEKGSEEEQKPEEEEEKDGSEEEQKPEEEKDGSEEEQEEEDAPKEDDSEEEDKEKERKKRNDEEKEEKAEQKRRERVRKEREEREKRRRKEREEQQKREEEERKIREKAEKAARKLHEKQEKAERKARAKIEKERIELERKQQAQEADIARAYIENREKLVKLARKVYKAFRIPTSETPFACSTPGHVADPENCRKYYICPQVSSNLQRAHLNCPVGELYDTVTNTCRPYTEAKCADEKFFHLFQRPNF, encoded by the exons ATGATAAAAATTCTGGAGAGGTTCAGAAGCCAGATTGCTGTTGCTCCCTCAGTTAATTCTGGTGAAGATAAAACTGGTTCAATAGAAGTTCCTGCCAAACCTGACGCTGCACTTGTTCCTGCTCCTGACGACTCAATTGAGGAAGCAGGATCAGCTATTCCAGCTCAACAGGCAGTCGTAGTCGACGTTTCAGGTGGGGATCCTACAGCTAAAATACCTGACCAGTCTATCGAGAAAACTGATGGAGGTTCGATTGAAGCTGTTAGCACTCAACAGGCAACCCAAATCGATGTGTCAAAAGAAGCCGGTACAATAACTATATCAGACAATTCCCCGGAGGTAGCTGGAGGAAGCTCATTGGAGGCGATTGGAACTCAACCTCAAAAACAATCTGATAGTTCAGCTGAGACTGTTACAGTAACGCTATCTGACGACTCTGGTGAAAAGACAGTGGAAACTAGCGGAACACCGCAAGTAGTAGGTTATAAAAGAGACATCGATAGAGCAGCAGGGCGGAAGTTCTTCAGAAACGACGGTAGTTCAGCAA GTGAAAACGACGCTATACAAGGACCATCACAAAATTCAAAAGAAGACACAAATGACCACAGTCAGGAAAAAATAACAGTTATAGTGCAGACGGTAGATGAAGATTCTAAAGAAACTACATTAAGTCAAGCAGCTTCATCTGGAGTTTCTCAAGATTCAGTAGCGCCACGTGCCCCCAGCACCATAAATGCAGTGGTTGATGCACCTAAACCTGTAGCAGAGGAAAACAAAGCCGATGCCAGTCCTGTCGTAGATGTTACGCCATTATTAAAAAGTACTCTTCTACCCCTGAATGAGGACCTCGATACCGATATCGATCCGCAACTCATTCAAATTACTCAATCCCTTAAACCTGCTACTAAGCCCAGTAAAAAGGATCCTCCAAGTTCGCCTCCAGCTGCAGTGCCTGCAGCACCAGCGGAAGTCCAAGCTGCACCAACTACACCGGCTGCAGTGCCAGCTGCACCAACTGCAGAAAAACCAGCTGAGGTGGCCATATCTGGAGCACCAGTTCCAGaaaaaccagctgaagtgatcgtATCTGGGGCACCAGAAGTTGCAGTAAGTGCTGCAGCTGAAGCTACCCCAGTAGCTGCCATTAGCCCAGCAGCTGGAATTAAGCCGACAATTGCCGATGTACCAGCAGGACCTCAAGATGATGCACGTTCACCTGAAAAGACTGACGAAGCAGCTCAAATTACCAGTGAAGGTGTTGATGAGCCGCAAGATCCAGTTGATAAAGATCGAGTTTCTCaagattctgaagaggaagaTGCCGATAAGCAGGGGGCCGAATCAGAAGAAGAGAATGAGGAGGCTGAGGGAACCAAGGACGAAGAAAAGGGTAGTGAAGAAGAGCAAAAAccagaagaagaggaagaaaaggaTGGATCGGAAGAAGAGCAAAAaccagaagaagaaaaggatgGATCAGAAGAGGAACAAGAAGAGGAAGACGCTCCAAAGGAAGATGATTCTGAAGAAGAAGACAAAGAGAAGGAAAGAAAGAAACG AAACGacgaggaaaaagaagaaaaagcagaaCAGAAGCGCAGAGAGAGGGTGCGGAAAGAAAGAGAAGAGCGAGAGAAAAGGCGACGCAAGGAGCGAGAAGAACAGCAGAAGCGTGAAGAAGAAGAACGTAAAATACGCGAGAAAGCGGAAAAGGCTGCTCGTAAGCTACATGAGAAACAAGAAAAGGCTGAGCGAAAGGCCAGGGCGAAAATCGAAAAAGAACGCATAGAGCTGGAGAGGAAACAGCAAGCCCAGGAAGCCGATATTGCCAGAGCTTACATCGAAAACCGTGAAAAATTAGTTAAGCTTGCTCGCAAAGTGTACAAAGCTTTCCGAATTCCAACCTCTGAAACTCCATTCGCTTGTTCGACACCAGGTCACGTAGCTGATCCCGAGAATTGCCGAAAATACTACATCTGCCCTCAAGTCTCGTCGAATCTTCAACGTGCTCATCTCAACTGTCCAGTAGGAGAACTCTACGATACGGTGACGAACACTTGCCGCCCTTATACGGAAGCAAAGTGTGCCGATGAAAAATTCTTCCACCTATTTCAACGACCTAATTTTTAA
- the LOC119656940 gene encoding uncharacterized PE-PGRS family protein PE_PGRS54-like: MDSKIGIPVDTSIVQVPSISGSAPGASGTVGGYDIGALGDPAQSEVGAGPAGGPAAEFGGPGVSGVSGGAAGAVSPGVVGEQGLSGIGPEASGSSQLEGGVGVSSPGYATLEYGQPSGGVGISSPGFAPVDGAQQAGGIPSVGEAAAPSTVDISGVTSLGGLDAAGTVGGVSTGSVAGSGPGVTIDGLTGVVGVDQAGGGGYSISGGAAAPGVGVGDLSGGSIVGGVVTAGGVDAVGVPSGVSTSSVTGQDAGAAVTSTGAGITITAQGIEAALAQSSGGTFGGYGLTGGQVSPSAGGVSGIEAIEAGIPPIVGGDIGVSVIPGDAGTTLTGGVAGSGDLYTGITQGGANGAVGAVGAVGIEAAGGVGGAADPSTGSVQIGLDLPAGDVGLISGSVDSHLMALIVSGADPGTADTATWNI; encoded by the exons ATGGATTCGAAG ATTGGTATCCCAGTAGATACTTCAATCGTCCAAGTACCTAGTATCAGTGGATCAGCTCCTGGAGCTAGTGGAACCGTCGGTGGTTACGATATAGGAGCTTTGGGTGACCCGGCACAAAGTGAAGTTGGTGCCGGACCCGCAGGTGGACCAGCTGCTGAATTTGGTGGACCAGGCGTGAGTGGAGTCAGTGGGGGAGCAGCAGGTGCAGTCAGTCCAGGTGTAGTTGGAGAACAAGGATTGTCAGGAATAGGGCCAGAAGCCAGTGGTTCATCTCAACTAGAAGGTGGAGTTGGAGTTTCTTCCCCAGGGTATGCTACACTAGAATACGGGCAGCCATCAGGAGGGGTTGGTATTTCTTCCCCCGGATTCGCACCTGTAGATGGAGCGCAACAGGCAGGAGGTATTCCATCAGTTGGTGAAGCAGCGGCTCCATCAACGGTTGACATAAGCGGTGTCACCAGTTTGGGTGGATTGGATGCAGCGGGAACTGTTGGTGGTGTTTCAACCGGAAGTGTTGCAG GATCTGGCCCTGGAGTAACGATTGATGGATTAACTGGAGTTGTCGGGGTTGATCAAGCAGGTGGTGGAGGGTATTCCATTTCTGGAGGAGCTGCAGCCCCTGGAGTTGGCGTTGGTGACCTAAGTGGTGGAAGTATAGTCGGAGGTGTTGTTACAGCAGGAGGAGTAGATGCGGTTGGAGTTCCTAGCGGAGTTTCCACAAGTTCTGTTACCGGTCAAGATGCAGGAGCTGCAGTGACTTCGACTGGCGCAGGAATCACTATAACCGCTCAAGGAATCGAAGCTGCCTTGGCCCAGTCATCTGGTGGAACATTTGGTGGATATGGGCTAACTGGTGGACAAGTAAGCCCCAGTGCGGGTGGTGTTAGTGGAATCGAAGCAATTGAAGCTGGCATTCCTCCCATTGTTGGAGGTGATATTGGTGTTAGTGTAATTCCTGGTGATGCTGGAACAACTCTTACAGGCGGCGTTGCTGGGTCAGGGGACTTATATACAGGTATAACTCAAGGCGGCGCGAATGGTGCGGTGGGAGCTGTAGGTGCAGTGGGAATTGAAGCCGCAGGAGGAGTTGGAGGTGCAGCTGACCCAAGCACTGGATCTGTTCAAATAGGACTTGATTTGCCAGCTGGAGACGTTGGATTAATAAGCGGTTCTGTGGACAGTCACCTGATGGCGCTTATCGTGAGTGGTGCTGATCCTGGAACTGCTGATACTGCTACCTGGAATATCTGA